The proteins below come from a single Malus domestica chromosome 03, GDT2T_hap1 genomic window:
- the LOC103427183 gene encoding uncharacterized protein isoform X1 encodes MESDVPLIEIAGEDDSLLQLTHGDTVSSSSTSKISKDDAFFFCSPLQTRRSKPLEGVVVSENSKKPSSTLCRENANANKENTVANKLEEQKLSLLPQQMKRKKKGGGYNLRKSLAWDRAFFTDEGVLNSEELSMISGNANSNGLLSVIEEDTNSITDSADLHVIEENLFKVLPESPSNKKDRTVGGSPLPKHDSSAKDKVAPGSAAKRKVLSARDINRSGSKRSGCPRPVASSSVKRPANVNTMKSPIKEPKVSKIPVPRPDSCLLSRTSKNVTVGANDLKRNQIAHPAVKLNDTKSGPNNAKVTPNGNFLTSKSSVRQARRNVASLVKGSPTKISCPPTFEANKGLEGISKQAVPSNGHAAYGLVDRSRKTAVPHRIPMQALPSTAHASRGRNDRSRKPAVPEVNSKQALPSTKHASYCCDDRSRKTVVPLPLSGVEHPRPPTSKPSGLRMPSPSLGFFHQPKPSSLPSPLKTSSQSCVIPNLRQAGPVDPIHEFQLSSSVGEKQNVTMDGTITGYNDVTITGKNDVHCSSLDCSVLSIVNPATNKMVESFSLVTDMQKADLKVRSSPSNCDMTDNKQKFDMIPVHEDQISMGQAEPYITEKVVHMEKFKRNEDKLLSQRGTCEQLDEDDNSMNVAFVLPPKIKDTDKSQVTSHLSSTVKFPGVFGRVITDHQLLEDKPIVSPQKNCCVFSKSKSEDASSVNSTSVSYVDQSSGDRDNKLHGEQGDLSKPLTCEGDQMVWENSGSFTKECQTSEEMQTYSCVKVADVSPKVQNSSATDSDALCDSGFGDRSNNGGTFDKMSENPQEEDAQMLTLSGRLTDEMDDADRRTSASDNCQLVKTDCGNKKPEQLDLSNSCYIGEQVFQENILRLDDCVLDRFSTIPEESRQKIALQCVDLKETHGTGACRNESEVSKTLSLMPPAMPDCRSNGAAIVESQDNFASVLEDKAMVESYNLDPRNDSQLNCQDCCLKLESVDEVQAIGEVTAMDASFWKSRDFTSQLNLKVLFQDTSVEPNNLMGDKINFSGEEISVMNASCLNAEDRILNQSPEVHVSSLEGRESFEEPLMDNTGNCADISSQVNDLGGSGSQSTHGLSKHKILDEENKQVDEGSDIMKELALGDLREHTSVSNYACSAVVNNVYEEVAGCPELHHPNIDVIRVSQDIYPGSCLNGTLLANNSSRKDFVETVHEVVFNDYNACGSETKSSIVGPAMHDCTPDLEEKADFLQMEVAEGFSHDYKLSSQAASLEADSFATTTTGETSVSTLALNAWGGELCSSVISDRTSSSGSILQDNEVNALKGNLAEESEIDFNNHTFNSELQHELEDSLHPAEDKEATNELKKSGSDRKPEGLVIKPPSDAVPFSDEWLAALEAAGEEILTKKSGAVQNSPPNKSQPQLGPWSPVKRKANQVIGPFDCTKHTNNVPSTSQ; translated from the exons atggagtccGACGTCCCACTCATCGAAATCGCAGGAGAAGACGACTCGCTGCTTCAATTGACCCACGGTGACACCGTTTCAAGCAGCAGCACCAGCAAAATCTCCAAAGACGACGCCTTTTTCTTCTGCTCGCCTCTCCAAACCCGCAGATCCAAGCCACTCG AAGGTGTGGTGGTGAGTGAGAATTCCAAAAAGCCGAGTTCTACGCTTTGTAGAGAGAATGCGAATGCAAATAAAGAGAATACGGTTGCAAATAAATTAGAAGAGCAAAAACTCAGCCTCCTGCCGCAGcaaatgaagaggaagaagaaaggggGTGGATACAATTTGCGCAAAAGCCTTGCTTGGGATCGAGCCTTCTTTACCGATGAAG GTGTACTAAATTCCGAGGAACTATCCATGATTAGCGGGAATGCAAATTCTAATGGGTTGTTGTCAGTTATTGAGGAAGACACAAATAGCATTACTGATTCAGCAGATCTACATGTTATTGAAGAAAATTTATTCAAGGTTTTGCCGGAAAGTCCTTCAAATAAGAAGGATAGGACTGTTGGTGGCAGTCCATTACCAAAGCATGACTCGTCAGCTAAAGATAAAGTAGCACCAGGTTCCGCG GCCAAGCGGAAGGTGCTTTCAGCCCGGGATATTAATAGAAGTGGCTCAAAACGCAGTGGTTGCCCTCGACCTGTGGCCTCTTCTTC TGTTAAAAGGCCTGCGAATGTGAATACCATGAAATCACCAATTAAAGAACCAAAAGTTTCTAAAATACCGGTTCCAAGACCAGATTCCTGTCTGCTTTCTAGGACTTCCAAGAATGTTACAGTTGGTGCAAATGATTTAAAGCGGAATCAGATTGCTCATCCTG CAGTGAAATTGAACGACACCAAAAGTGGGCCAAATAATGCGAAAGTCACTCCTAATGGAAATTTTTTAACTTCCAAAAGTTCTGTTCGACAGGCCAGAAGGAATGTG GCCAGCTTGGTGAAGGGTTCTCCAACCAAAATATCCTGTCCACCGACTTTTGAAGCAAATAAGGGCTTAGAGGGGATATCAAAACAAGCAGTTCCTTCAAATGGTCATGCAGCATATGGCCTTGTTGACAGATCCAGAAAAACTGCAGTTCCACATAGGATTCCAATGCAAGCCCTTCCTTCTACCGCTCATGCATCACGTGGCCGTAATGACAGATCCAGAAAACCTGCAGTTCCTGAGGTGAACTCAAAACAAGCACTTCCTTCGACCAAGCATGCATCATATTGCTGTGATGACAGATCCAGAAAAACTGTAGTTCCTCTCCCTCTTTCTGGTGTGGAACATCCTCGACCCCCAACATCAAAGCCATCAGGTTTGCGGATGCCATCACCATCGCTGGGTTTCTTTCATCAG CCAAAACCTTCTTCTTTGCCTAGTCCTTTGAAGACAAGCTCTCAATCATGCGTTATTCCTAATTTGAGGCAAGCAGGCCCTGTAGATCCAATTCATGAATTTCAGCTGTCCTCTTCAGTTGGGGAAAAGCAAAATGTGACCATGGATGGCACAATAACGGGATATAATGATGTCACAATAACAGGAAAGAATGATGTCCATTGCTCAAGTTTGGATTGCTCCGTTTTATCTATTGTGAACCCTGCCACAAATAAGATGGTGGAATCATTCTCGCTAGTAACAGATATGCAGAAGGCAGATCTGAAGGTTAGGTCTAGCCCAAGTAATTGTGATATGACAGATAATAAGCAGAAGTTCGATATGATTCCTGTTCATGAAGACCAAATATCTATGGGACAAGCAGAACCATATATTACCGAAAAGGTTGTTCACATGGAAAAATTTAAGAGGAATGAGGATAAACTTCTTTCACAGAGGGGAACCTGTGAACAATTGGATGAAGATGATAATAGCATGAATGTTGCTTTTGTACTTCCTCCAAAAATTAAAGATACTGATAAATCGCAGGTTACATCCCACCTTAGTTCCACGGTGAAATTTCCTGGTGTTTTTGGCAGAGTCATAACCGACCATCAACTTCTTGAAGACAAACCCATTGTTTCTCCCCAGAAGAATTGCTGTGTTTTTTCAAAGTCCAAGTCTGAAGATGCAAGTTCTGTCAATAGTACTTCAGTATCATATGTTGATCAGTCTAGCGGTGATCGTGACAATAAATTGCATGGGGAACAAGGTGATCTGTCTAAACCTTTGACCTGTGAAGGAGATCAAATGGTATGGGAAAATAGTGGTAGTTTCACCAAGGAATGTCAAACTTCTGAAGAGATGCAGACCTACAGTTGTGTGAAGGTTGCAGATGTCAGTCCAAAAGTCCAAAATTCTAGTGCAACTGACTCTGATGCTTTGTGTGACTCTGGATTTGGTGACCGCTCAAATAATGGTGGTacatttgacaaaatgagtGAGAACCCACAGGAGGAAGATGCACAAATGCTGACTCTAAGTGGAAGATTAacagatgaaatggatgacgcTGACCGGAGGACTTCTGCTTCAGATAATTGTCAATTGGTGAAAACTGATTGTGGAAACAAAAAGCCTGAACAGCTAGACCTTTCAAATTCCTGCTATATCGGAGAACAGGTTTTCCAGGAAAATATATTGCGCTTAGATGATTGTGTATTGGATAGATTCAGTACTATCCCTGAAGAATCCCGGCAGAAAATTGCTCTTCAATGTGTTGATTTAAAAGAAACACACGGAACTGGTGCCTGCAGAAATGAATCAGAAGTTTCTAAAACCCTTTCTCTAATGCCACCTGCTATGCCAGATTGCAGGTCCAATGGGGCAGCAATAGTTGAGTCCCAGGACAATTTTGCTTCAGTGTTGGAAGACAAAGCAATGGTTGAGAGTTACAACCTTGACCCTAGGAATGACTCTCAGCTTAATTGTCAAGACTGTTGTTTGAAGTTGGAGAGTGTGGATGAAGTTCAAGCCATAGGTGAAGTGACTGCTATGGATGCCAGTTTCTGGAAAAGTAGAGATTTCACGTCCCAGCTAAACCTGAAAGTGCTATTTCAAGATACTTCGGTAGAGCCGAATAATTTGATGGGTGATAAAATCAATTTCAGTGGAGAGGAAATTAGTGTGATGAATGCAAGTTGCTTAAATGCAGAAGATAGAATACTGAATCAGAGTCCAGAGGTTCATGTGAGTTCACTTGAAGGTAGAGAATCTTTTGAAGAGCCCCTTATGGATAACACTGGGAATTGTGCAGATATCAGCTCACAAGTGAACGATTTAGGTGGAAGTGGGTCGCAAAGTACCCATGGTTTATCTAAGCATAAAATCttggatgaagaaaataaacaagTTGATGAAGGTAGTGACATAATGAAGGAACTAGCTCTTGGAGATCTGCGAGAACATACCTCAGTCTCAAACTATGCATGCTCAGCAGTTGTTAATAATGTATATGAAGAAGTAGCTGGATGTCCTGAGCTTCATCATCCAAATATTGATGTTATACGAGTGTCCCAGGATATTTACCCTGGGTCTTGTTTGAATGGTACTTTGCTTGCAAACAACAGTTCCCGTAAGGATTTTGTGGAAACTGTACACGAGGTTGTTTTTAATGACTATAATGCTTGTGGAAGCGAAACAAAGAGTTCCATAGTAGGACCAGCAATGCATGACTGCACACCTGATTTGGAAGAAAAGGCTGACTTCTTACAGATGGAAGTTGCAGAGGGTTTCAGTCATGACTATAAGCTAAGCAGCCAAGCTGCTTCTCTGGAGGCTGATTCGTTTGCAACAACCACCACTGGTGAAACTTCAGTGTCAACTTTGGCATTAAATGCCTGGGGAGGAGAATTATGCTCATCTGTCATTTCTGATCGAACATCATCAAGTGGAAGTATTCTGCAGGATAATGAAGTTAATGCACTGAAAGGCAATTTAGCAGAGGAATCCGAAATTGATTTCAATAATCATACTTTTAACAGTGAACTGCAGCATGAATTAGAAGATTCCTTGCACCCCGCAGAAGATAAGGAGGCTACAAACGAGCT TAAGAAATCTGGGAGTGATAGGAAGCCAGAGGGCCTTGTAATAAAGCCTCCATCAGATGCTGTTCCATTCTCTGACGAATGGTTAGCTGCACTTGAAGCAGCCGGAGAG GAaattttgacaaagaaaagtgGCGCTGTACAAAATTCACCCCCCAACAAATCTCAACCTCAACTGGGTCCATGGTCTCCG GTGAAGCGAAAAGCTAATCAAGTAATCGGACCATTCGATTGTACAAAACATACCAACAACGTCCCCTCTACTTCTCAATAA
- the LOC103427183 gene encoding uncharacterized protein isoform X2 translates to MESDVPLIEIAGEDDSLLQLTHGDTVSSSSTSKISKDDAFFFCSPLQTRRSKPLEGVVVSENSKKPSSTLCRENANANKENTVANKLEEQKLSLLPQQMKRKKKGGGYNLRKSLAWDRAFFTDEGVLNSEELSMISGNANSNGLLSVIEEDTNSITDSADLHVIEENLFKVLPESPSNKKDRTVGGSPLPKHDSSAKDKVAPGSAAKRKVLSARDINRSGSKRSGCPRPVASSSVKRPANVNTMKSPIKEPKVSKIPVPRPDSCLLSRTSKNVTVGANDLKRNQIAHPVKLNDTKSGPNNAKVTPNGNFLTSKSSVRQARRNVASLVKGSPTKISCPPTFEANKGLEGISKQAVPSNGHAAYGLVDRSRKTAVPHRIPMQALPSTAHASRGRNDRSRKPAVPEVNSKQALPSTKHASYCCDDRSRKTVVPLPLSGVEHPRPPTSKPSGLRMPSPSLGFFHQPKPSSLPSPLKTSSQSCVIPNLRQAGPVDPIHEFQLSSSVGEKQNVTMDGTITGYNDVTITGKNDVHCSSLDCSVLSIVNPATNKMVESFSLVTDMQKADLKVRSSPSNCDMTDNKQKFDMIPVHEDQISMGQAEPYITEKVVHMEKFKRNEDKLLSQRGTCEQLDEDDNSMNVAFVLPPKIKDTDKSQVTSHLSSTVKFPGVFGRVITDHQLLEDKPIVSPQKNCCVFSKSKSEDASSVNSTSVSYVDQSSGDRDNKLHGEQGDLSKPLTCEGDQMVWENSGSFTKECQTSEEMQTYSCVKVADVSPKVQNSSATDSDALCDSGFGDRSNNGGTFDKMSENPQEEDAQMLTLSGRLTDEMDDADRRTSASDNCQLVKTDCGNKKPEQLDLSNSCYIGEQVFQENILRLDDCVLDRFSTIPEESRQKIALQCVDLKETHGTGACRNESEVSKTLSLMPPAMPDCRSNGAAIVESQDNFASVLEDKAMVESYNLDPRNDSQLNCQDCCLKLESVDEVQAIGEVTAMDASFWKSRDFTSQLNLKVLFQDTSVEPNNLMGDKINFSGEEISVMNASCLNAEDRILNQSPEVHVSSLEGRESFEEPLMDNTGNCADISSQVNDLGGSGSQSTHGLSKHKILDEENKQVDEGSDIMKELALGDLREHTSVSNYACSAVVNNVYEEVAGCPELHHPNIDVIRVSQDIYPGSCLNGTLLANNSSRKDFVETVHEVVFNDYNACGSETKSSIVGPAMHDCTPDLEEKADFLQMEVAEGFSHDYKLSSQAASLEADSFATTTTGETSVSTLALNAWGGELCSSVISDRTSSSGSILQDNEVNALKGNLAEESEIDFNNHTFNSELQHELEDSLHPAEDKEATNELKKSGSDRKPEGLVIKPPSDAVPFSDEWLAALEAAGEEILTKKSGAVQNSPPNKSQPQLGPWSPVKRKANQVIGPFDCTKHTNNVPSTSQ, encoded by the exons atggagtccGACGTCCCACTCATCGAAATCGCAGGAGAAGACGACTCGCTGCTTCAATTGACCCACGGTGACACCGTTTCAAGCAGCAGCACCAGCAAAATCTCCAAAGACGACGCCTTTTTCTTCTGCTCGCCTCTCCAAACCCGCAGATCCAAGCCACTCG AAGGTGTGGTGGTGAGTGAGAATTCCAAAAAGCCGAGTTCTACGCTTTGTAGAGAGAATGCGAATGCAAATAAAGAGAATACGGTTGCAAATAAATTAGAAGAGCAAAAACTCAGCCTCCTGCCGCAGcaaatgaagaggaagaagaaaggggGTGGATACAATTTGCGCAAAAGCCTTGCTTGGGATCGAGCCTTCTTTACCGATGAAG GTGTACTAAATTCCGAGGAACTATCCATGATTAGCGGGAATGCAAATTCTAATGGGTTGTTGTCAGTTATTGAGGAAGACACAAATAGCATTACTGATTCAGCAGATCTACATGTTATTGAAGAAAATTTATTCAAGGTTTTGCCGGAAAGTCCTTCAAATAAGAAGGATAGGACTGTTGGTGGCAGTCCATTACCAAAGCATGACTCGTCAGCTAAAGATAAAGTAGCACCAGGTTCCGCG GCCAAGCGGAAGGTGCTTTCAGCCCGGGATATTAATAGAAGTGGCTCAAAACGCAGTGGTTGCCCTCGACCTGTGGCCTCTTCTTC TGTTAAAAGGCCTGCGAATGTGAATACCATGAAATCACCAATTAAAGAACCAAAAGTTTCTAAAATACCGGTTCCAAGACCAGATTCCTGTCTGCTTTCTAGGACTTCCAAGAATGTTACAGTTGGTGCAAATGATTTAAAGCGGAATCAGATTGCTCATCCTG TGAAATTGAACGACACCAAAAGTGGGCCAAATAATGCGAAAGTCACTCCTAATGGAAATTTTTTAACTTCCAAAAGTTCTGTTCGACAGGCCAGAAGGAATGTG GCCAGCTTGGTGAAGGGTTCTCCAACCAAAATATCCTGTCCACCGACTTTTGAAGCAAATAAGGGCTTAGAGGGGATATCAAAACAAGCAGTTCCTTCAAATGGTCATGCAGCATATGGCCTTGTTGACAGATCCAGAAAAACTGCAGTTCCACATAGGATTCCAATGCAAGCCCTTCCTTCTACCGCTCATGCATCACGTGGCCGTAATGACAGATCCAGAAAACCTGCAGTTCCTGAGGTGAACTCAAAACAAGCACTTCCTTCGACCAAGCATGCATCATATTGCTGTGATGACAGATCCAGAAAAACTGTAGTTCCTCTCCCTCTTTCTGGTGTGGAACATCCTCGACCCCCAACATCAAAGCCATCAGGTTTGCGGATGCCATCACCATCGCTGGGTTTCTTTCATCAG CCAAAACCTTCTTCTTTGCCTAGTCCTTTGAAGACAAGCTCTCAATCATGCGTTATTCCTAATTTGAGGCAAGCAGGCCCTGTAGATCCAATTCATGAATTTCAGCTGTCCTCTTCAGTTGGGGAAAAGCAAAATGTGACCATGGATGGCACAATAACGGGATATAATGATGTCACAATAACAGGAAAGAATGATGTCCATTGCTCAAGTTTGGATTGCTCCGTTTTATCTATTGTGAACCCTGCCACAAATAAGATGGTGGAATCATTCTCGCTAGTAACAGATATGCAGAAGGCAGATCTGAAGGTTAGGTCTAGCCCAAGTAATTGTGATATGACAGATAATAAGCAGAAGTTCGATATGATTCCTGTTCATGAAGACCAAATATCTATGGGACAAGCAGAACCATATATTACCGAAAAGGTTGTTCACATGGAAAAATTTAAGAGGAATGAGGATAAACTTCTTTCACAGAGGGGAACCTGTGAACAATTGGATGAAGATGATAATAGCATGAATGTTGCTTTTGTACTTCCTCCAAAAATTAAAGATACTGATAAATCGCAGGTTACATCCCACCTTAGTTCCACGGTGAAATTTCCTGGTGTTTTTGGCAGAGTCATAACCGACCATCAACTTCTTGAAGACAAACCCATTGTTTCTCCCCAGAAGAATTGCTGTGTTTTTTCAAAGTCCAAGTCTGAAGATGCAAGTTCTGTCAATAGTACTTCAGTATCATATGTTGATCAGTCTAGCGGTGATCGTGACAATAAATTGCATGGGGAACAAGGTGATCTGTCTAAACCTTTGACCTGTGAAGGAGATCAAATGGTATGGGAAAATAGTGGTAGTTTCACCAAGGAATGTCAAACTTCTGAAGAGATGCAGACCTACAGTTGTGTGAAGGTTGCAGATGTCAGTCCAAAAGTCCAAAATTCTAGTGCAACTGACTCTGATGCTTTGTGTGACTCTGGATTTGGTGACCGCTCAAATAATGGTGGTacatttgacaaaatgagtGAGAACCCACAGGAGGAAGATGCACAAATGCTGACTCTAAGTGGAAGATTAacagatgaaatggatgacgcTGACCGGAGGACTTCTGCTTCAGATAATTGTCAATTGGTGAAAACTGATTGTGGAAACAAAAAGCCTGAACAGCTAGACCTTTCAAATTCCTGCTATATCGGAGAACAGGTTTTCCAGGAAAATATATTGCGCTTAGATGATTGTGTATTGGATAGATTCAGTACTATCCCTGAAGAATCCCGGCAGAAAATTGCTCTTCAATGTGTTGATTTAAAAGAAACACACGGAACTGGTGCCTGCAGAAATGAATCAGAAGTTTCTAAAACCCTTTCTCTAATGCCACCTGCTATGCCAGATTGCAGGTCCAATGGGGCAGCAATAGTTGAGTCCCAGGACAATTTTGCTTCAGTGTTGGAAGACAAAGCAATGGTTGAGAGTTACAACCTTGACCCTAGGAATGACTCTCAGCTTAATTGTCAAGACTGTTGTTTGAAGTTGGAGAGTGTGGATGAAGTTCAAGCCATAGGTGAAGTGACTGCTATGGATGCCAGTTTCTGGAAAAGTAGAGATTTCACGTCCCAGCTAAACCTGAAAGTGCTATTTCAAGATACTTCGGTAGAGCCGAATAATTTGATGGGTGATAAAATCAATTTCAGTGGAGAGGAAATTAGTGTGATGAATGCAAGTTGCTTAAATGCAGAAGATAGAATACTGAATCAGAGTCCAGAGGTTCATGTGAGTTCACTTGAAGGTAGAGAATCTTTTGAAGAGCCCCTTATGGATAACACTGGGAATTGTGCAGATATCAGCTCACAAGTGAACGATTTAGGTGGAAGTGGGTCGCAAAGTACCCATGGTTTATCTAAGCATAAAATCttggatgaagaaaataaacaagTTGATGAAGGTAGTGACATAATGAAGGAACTAGCTCTTGGAGATCTGCGAGAACATACCTCAGTCTCAAACTATGCATGCTCAGCAGTTGTTAATAATGTATATGAAGAAGTAGCTGGATGTCCTGAGCTTCATCATCCAAATATTGATGTTATACGAGTGTCCCAGGATATTTACCCTGGGTCTTGTTTGAATGGTACTTTGCTTGCAAACAACAGTTCCCGTAAGGATTTTGTGGAAACTGTACACGAGGTTGTTTTTAATGACTATAATGCTTGTGGAAGCGAAACAAAGAGTTCCATAGTAGGACCAGCAATGCATGACTGCACACCTGATTTGGAAGAAAAGGCTGACTTCTTACAGATGGAAGTTGCAGAGGGTTTCAGTCATGACTATAAGCTAAGCAGCCAAGCTGCTTCTCTGGAGGCTGATTCGTTTGCAACAACCACCACTGGTGAAACTTCAGTGTCAACTTTGGCATTAAATGCCTGGGGAGGAGAATTATGCTCATCTGTCATTTCTGATCGAACATCATCAAGTGGAAGTATTCTGCAGGATAATGAAGTTAATGCACTGAAAGGCAATTTAGCAGAGGAATCCGAAATTGATTTCAATAATCATACTTTTAACAGTGAACTGCAGCATGAATTAGAAGATTCCTTGCACCCCGCAGAAGATAAGGAGGCTACAAACGAGCT TAAGAAATCTGGGAGTGATAGGAAGCCAGAGGGCCTTGTAATAAAGCCTCCATCAGATGCTGTTCCATTCTCTGACGAATGGTTAGCTGCACTTGAAGCAGCCGGAGAG GAaattttgacaaagaaaagtgGCGCTGTACAAAATTCACCCCCCAACAAATCTCAACCTCAACTGGGTCCATGGTCTCCG GTGAAGCGAAAAGCTAATCAAGTAATCGGACCATTCGATTGTACAAAACATACCAACAACGTCCCCTCTACTTCTCAATAA